A DNA window from Candidatus Binataceae bacterium contains the following coding sequences:
- a CDS encoding hydrogenase small subunit gives MNKNWLQGELQHRGVSRRDFMKFCSAMAAILALPKSSAAALAAALESAARPVMIWLEFQDCAGNTESFLRASHPTVAELVLDSISLNYHETLMAAAGFQAEGALAQTVKDYAGKYIVLVEGSIPTGAGGAYCTIGGKSALQIAQEVCANAAATIAVGTCAAFGGIPAARPNPTGALSVGDAVPGLKNLINMSACPMNAENITALIVYYMTTKHWPPLDRFRRPLFAYGTLIHDNCERRAHFDAGQYVESWGDEAHRHGYCLYKMGCKGPATSQNCPEVRWNEGTNWPIGCGHPCIGCAEPNFWDTMTPFYQRLPNVPGFNVGSSLDRIGLTAAGVVAAASAAHGVAEIVRHRKPEGSDSGNSGAKS, from the coding sequence ATGAACAAAAACTGGCTGCAAGGCGAGCTGCAACACCGAGGGGTTTCGCGCCGCGATTTCATGAAATTCTGCAGCGCGATGGCGGCGATTCTGGCGCTGCCCAAGTCGTCGGCCGCGGCGCTGGCGGCGGCCTTGGAAAGCGCGGCGCGGCCGGTGATGATCTGGTTGGAATTTCAGGACTGCGCCGGCAACACGGAATCCTTCCTGCGCGCCAGCCATCCCACGGTTGCCGAACTGGTGCTGGATTCGATTTCACTCAATTATCACGAGACGCTGATGGCGGCGGCGGGTTTCCAGGCTGAAGGGGCACTGGCCCAAACGGTGAAGGATTACGCCGGCAAGTACATCGTGCTGGTGGAAGGGTCGATTCCCACCGGCGCGGGCGGCGCCTACTGCACGATTGGCGGCAAGTCCGCGCTCCAGATCGCGCAGGAGGTGTGCGCCAATGCCGCGGCCACGATCGCGGTGGGCACCTGCGCGGCCTTTGGGGGGATTCCCGCCGCCCGCCCCAATCCGACCGGCGCGCTTTCGGTGGGCGACGCGGTCCCCGGGCTCAAGAATCTGATCAACATGTCGGCCTGTCCGATGAACGCGGAAAATATCACCGCGCTGATCGTGTACTACATGACGACCAAACACTGGCCGCCGCTGGATCGGTTTCGCCGGCCGCTGTTCGCCTACGGCACCTTGATCCATGACAACTGCGAGCGGCGCGCGCATTTCGATGCGGGCCAGTACGTGGAGTCCTGGGGCGACGAGGCCCATCGGCACGGCTACTGCCTGTACAAGATGGGCTGCAAGGGGCCGGCGACCTCGCAGAATTGCCCCGAGGTGCGATGGAACGAGGGTACCAATTGGCCGATCGGATGCGGCCATCCCTGTATCGGCTGCGCCGAGCCCAACTTCTGGGACACGATGACGCCCTTCTACCAGCGGCTGCCCAATGTCCCAGGATTCAACGTGGGCTCTTCGCTCGATCGGATCGGGCTGACCGCGGCCGGCGTGGTGGCGGCGGCCTCGGCAGCGCATGGCGTGGCTGAAATTGTTCGCCATCGCAAACCCGAGGGCTCGGATTCCGGCAATTCGGGAGCAAAATCGTGA